Proteins encoded within one genomic window of Conchiformibius steedae:
- a CDS encoding helix-turn-helix domain-containing protein — MVAQLAVSELDKVIGKRIQSKRKEQGFSADKLSEKIGISQQQLSRYERGDNKINLAHLIAIAQMLNTPLLWFLQDAYTDSHHTDTDLLYPRLLAHWQNATQEQKESLIRFLDMWAKS; from the coding sequence ATGGTGGCTCAACTGGCTGTTTCAGAATTGGATAAGGTAATCGGCAAGCGCATTCAAAGCAAACGCAAAGAACAAGGCTTCAGTGCAGATAAATTATCCGAAAAAATAGGTATTTCCCAACAACAACTTTCGCGCTACGAACGGGGCGACAATAAAATTAACCTCGCCCATCTGATTGCGATTGCACAAATGCTGAACACGCCTTTACTGTGGTTTTTACAAGATGCTTATACCGATTCGCACCACACGGATACAGACCTGCTGTATCCGCGTTTACTGGCGCATTGGCAGAATGCCACTCAAGAACAAAAAGAATCGTTGATACGTTTTTTAGATATGTGGGCGAAGAGCTGA
- the serB gene encoding phosphoserine phosphatase SerB, whose protein sequence is MNHTLVIQHSDLSEIKFPNTAARFGQALAGKCVRIPLGENAVLDEHIRAELDAAPVDYAVLPERTFDSFGLLASDMDSTLITIECIDEIAQFAGLKTQIAEITERAMQGGMDFAQSLHQRVALLEGVPESALEHVYQNVLRLSAGAETLIQACRRHGVKTLLVSGGFTYFTDRLKQKLGLDYAYANELEIKNGYLTGRVLGRVVDAEAKAQLLAQHREQLGLSSEQTLAVGDGANDIPMFRAATFGIAYRAKAAAQQAADLRINHNGLDAVRGWFA, encoded by the coding sequence ATGAACCATACCCTAGTAATACAACATTCTGATTTATCAGAAATAAAATTTCCAAATACCGCTGCGCGTTTCGGACAGGCATTAGCAGGCAAATGTGTGCGTATCCCCTTGGGCGAAAACGCTGTTTTAGATGAGCATATTCGCGCCGAGTTGGACGCTGCGCCCGTAGATTATGCCGTTTTGCCCGAACGGACGTTTGACAGCTTTGGTTTGCTGGCAAGCGATATGGACAGCACCTTAATCACCATTGAATGTATTGACGAAATTGCCCAATTTGCGGGTTTGAAAACGCAAATTGCCGAAATTACTGAACGCGCCATGCAGGGAGGAATGGATTTTGCCCAATCGCTGCATCAGCGCGTGGCATTGCTGGAAGGCGTGCCGGAAAGTGCTTTGGAACACGTTTATCAAAATGTGCTGCGTTTGAGCGCGGGCGCGGAAACTTTAATTCAAGCATGCCGGCGCCACGGTGTGAAAACGCTGCTGGTGTCGGGTGGGTTTACCTATTTTACCGACAGACTGAAGCAAAAATTAGGCTTGGACTATGCCTATGCCAATGAATTGGAAATTAAGAATGGTTATTTAACAGGGCGCGTGCTGGGGCGCGTGGTGGATGCTGAAGCCAAGGCGCAATTATTGGCGCAACACCGTGAACAATTGGGTTTGTCGTCCGAACAAACATTAGCAGTGGGCGACGGGGCAAACGATATTCCGATGTTCCGCGCCGCTACATTCGGTATTGCCTACCGCGCCAAAGCCGCTGCACAACAGGCTGCGGATTTGCGTATTAATCATAATGGCTTGGATGCGGTACGGGGTTGGTTTGCTTGA
- the ppsA gene encoding phosphoenolpyruvate synthase, with protein MTENYVVWFENLRMSDVERVGGKNASLGEMISNLTEKGVRVPGGFATTADAYRAFLAHEGLNERISAALAALNVDDVAELARVGKEIRQWILDTPFPEQLNREIETAWEKMVADAGSSEISVAVRSSATAEDLPDASFAGQQETFLNINGLENVKEAMHHVFASLYNDRAISYRVHKGFEHDVVALSAGVQRMVRSDSGAAGVMFSIDTESGFEDVVFVTSSYGLGETVVQGAVNPDEFYVHKPTLKAGKPAVLRKNLGSKLIKMVFSEEAQAGKSVRTVDVPEADRKKFSISNEEITELAKYALIIEEHYGRPMDIEWGRDGVDGKLYILQARPETVKSQEEKGSSLRRYELNGERSVLAEGRAIGQKVGQGKVRLVKDASEMDSVQAGDVLVTDMTDPDWEPVMKRAAAIVTNRGGRTCHAAIIARELGIPAVVGCGNASEVLKDGQEVTVSCAEGDTGLIYNGLLDVQVHDVALDNMPKAPVKIMMNVGNPELAFSFANIPNEGIGLARMEFIINRQIGIHPKALIEFDRLDDDLKAEISDRIAGYASPVDFYVDKIAEGVSTLAASVYPKKVIVRMSDFKSNEYAGLVGGSVYEPHEENPMLGFRGAARYVSEDFKEAFALECRALKYVRDEMGLTNVEIMIPFVRTLAEAEGVVKALKENGLERGKNGLRLIMMCELPSNALLAEQFLKYFDGFSIGSNDMTQLTLGVDRDSGGSIASSFDERNPAVKVMLHLAISACRKHNKYVGICGQGPSDHPDFAKWLVEEGIETVSLNPDTVIETWLYLAKELNAA; from the coding sequence ATGACCGAAAACTACGTGGTTTGGTTTGAAAACCTGCGCATGAGCGATGTCGAGCGCGTGGGCGGCAAAAACGCTTCGCTGGGCGAAATGATTAGCAACCTCACCGAAAAAGGGGTACGTGTTCCCGGTGGTTTCGCCACTACCGCCGATGCCTACCGCGCCTTTTTGGCGCACGAAGGGCTGAACGAACGCATTTCCGCCGCCCTTGCCGCCTTAAATGTGGACGACGTGGCAGAGCTGGCACGGGTGGGCAAAGAAATCCGCCAATGGATTTTGGACACGCCTTTCCCCGAACAGCTTAACCGCGAAATCGAAACCGCGTGGGAAAAAATGGTCGCCGATGCGGGCAGCAGCGAGATTTCCGTGGCGGTGCGCTCTTCTGCCACTGCGGAAGACCTGCCCGATGCCTCGTTTGCAGGACAACAAGAAACTTTCCTGAACATCAACGGCTTGGAAAACGTTAAAGAAGCCATGCACCATGTGTTTGCTTCGCTGTACAACGACCGTGCCATTTCTTACCGCGTGCATAAAGGTTTTGAACACGATGTGGTTGCCTTGTCCGCAGGCGTACAGCGCATGGTGCGTTCCGACAGCGGCGCAGCAGGCGTGATGTTCTCGATTGATACCGAAAGCGGTTTTGAAGACGTGGTTTTTGTCACTTCGTCTTACGGCTTGGGCGAAACCGTGGTACAAGGCGCGGTCAATCCCGACGAATTTTATGTACACAAGCCCACACTGAAAGCAGGCAAACCCGCTGTTTTGCGTAAAAACTTGGGTTCTAAACTGATTAAAATGGTGTTCAGTGAAGAAGCGCAAGCGGGTAAATCGGTGCGTACCGTTGATGTTCCTGAAGCAGACCGCAAAAAATTCTCCATTTCCAATGAAGAAATCACCGAATTGGCGAAATACGCGCTGATTATTGAAGAACATTACGGTCGTCCGATGGACATTGAATGGGGTCGTGACGGTGTGGACGGCAAGCTGTATATTTTGCAAGCACGTCCCGAAACCGTTAAATCGCAAGAAGAAAAAGGCAGCAGTCTGCGCCGCTACGAATTAAACGGCGAACGCAGCGTTTTGGCGGAAGGTCGTGCCATCGGTCAAAAAGTCGGACAGGGCAAAGTGCGTTTGGTTAAAGACGCTTCGGAAATGGACAGCGTTCAGGCAGGCGACGTTTTGGTTACCGATATGACCGACCCCGATTGGGAACCCGTAATGAAACGCGCTGCCGCGATTGTGACCAACCGTGGCGGACGTACCTGCCACGCCGCCATTATCGCCCGCGAATTGGGCATTCCCGCCGTGGTGGGTTGCGGCAACGCTTCCGAAGTGCTGAAAGACGGACAAGAAGTTACCGTTTCCTGCGCCGAAGGCGATACGGGTTTGATTTACAACGGCTTGTTGGACGTACAAGTGCATGATGTCGCTTTGGACAATATGCCCAAAGCGCCCGTTAAAATCATGATGAACGTGGGCAATCCCGAACTGGCGTTCTCGTTTGCCAATATTCCCAATGAAGGCATCGGTTTGGCGCGGATGGAATTTATCATCAACCGTCAAATCGGCATCCACCCCAAAGCCCTGATTGAATTTGACCGCTTGGACGATGATTTGAAAGCGGAAATTTCCGACCGCATCGCTGGTTACGCATCGCCTGTTGATTTTTATGTGGACAAAATCGCCGAAGGCGTGTCTACTTTGGCGGCTTCCGTGTATCCGAAAAAAGTGATTGTACGGATGTCGGATTTCAAATCCAATGAATACGCTGGCTTGGTCGGCGGCAGCGTGTACGAACCACACGAAGAAAACCCGATGTTGGGCTTCCGTGGCGCAGCGCGTTATGTGTCTGAAGACTTTAAAGAAGCCTTTGCGCTGGAATGCCGTGCGCTGAAATATGTGCGCGATGAAATGGGCTTGACCAATGTGGAAATTATGATTCCCTTTGTCCGTACTTTGGCAGAAGCCGAAGGCGTAGTTAAAGCCTTGAAAGAAAACGGCTTGGAACGCGGCAAAAACGGTTTGCGTCTGATTATGATGTGCGAACTGCCCAGCAATGCGCTGTTGGCAGAGCAATTCCTGAAATATTTTGACGGCTTCTCCATCGGTTCTAACGATATGACCCAGCTGACTTTGGGCGTGGACCGCGACAGCGGCGGTTCAATCGCTTCCAGCTTTGACGAGCGCAATCCTGCGGTTAAAGTGATGTTGCATTTGGCGATTTCCGCCTGCCGCAAACACAATAAATACGTGGGAATTTGCGGTCAAGGTCCGTCTGACCACCCCGATTTTGCCAAATGGCTGGTGGAAGAAGGCATTGAAACCGTGTCGCTCAATCCCGATACCGTGATTGAAACAT